From the Burkholderia glumae LMG 2196 = ATCC 33617 genome, one window contains:
- a CDS encoding PspA/IM30 family protein: MSLFDSISRTLKGLLNDAADSVQDPSRDARQIVRELDDSIAKAENSLIEIEAQVATQRSKRDAAADKVKKYEDGAKRALQSGDESLAREALSAQSNAEVERDALARELDALEPSVDKLKAQIADMRQRRNDLNTRSNILQAKQEIAQAKDVAATALGGIGGKDLSADFQKLEDKVALSNARSDARLNSADTNSGKALDDKLAALNRGPSVDDRLEALKKQLNTPAQ, translated from the coding sequence ATGTCGCTTTTCGACTCTATCTCGCGCACGCTCAAAGGCCTGCTGAACGACGCAGCCGATTCGGTGCAGGACCCGTCGCGCGACGCACGGCAGATCGTGCGGGAGCTCGACGACAGCATTGCCAAGGCCGAGAACTCGCTGATCGAGATCGAGGCCCAGGTCGCGACCCAGCGCAGCAAGCGCGACGCCGCCGCCGACAAGGTGAAGAAGTACGAGGATGGCGCCAAGCGCGCGCTGCAATCGGGCGACGAGTCGCTCGCGCGCGAGGCGCTGAGCGCGCAATCGAACGCCGAGGTCGAGCGCGACGCGCTCGCCCGCGAACTCGACGCGCTCGAGCCGTCGGTCGACAAGCTGAAGGCCCAGATCGCCGACATGCGCCAGCGCCGCAACGACCTGAACACGCGCTCGAACATCCTGCAGGCCAAGCAGGAAATCGCGCAGGCCAAGGATGTCGCGGCCACCGCGCTGGGCGGCATCGGCGGCAAGGACCTGTCGGCCGACTTCCAGAAGCTCGAGGACAAGGTCGCCCTGTCGAACGCCCGTTCGGACGCACGCCTGAACTCGGCCGACACGAACAGCGGCAAGGCGCTCGACGACAAGCTCGCGGCGCTGAACCGCGGCCCGTCGGTCGACGATCGCCTCGAAGCGCTGAAGAAGCAACTGAACACGCCGGCGCAGTAA